The stretch of DNA AAGTCGCGACAGACGCCGACACGTTCGTGGAACGCCTCGAAGGCTGTCCGCGTCGATCGCGCCTGCATGTAGTCGAATTGGATATGGCCGTGAACGAAGTCGCAGATCGCCTGAACGCGGCCCCAGCCGGGTGAGACGGTGCCGAACATATCCCATGCAATTTGACTGAGACGATCCGTCTCGCAATAGCGGCTGCCCATCAGGTAGACGAGGCAATCATCCGGCAACTCCGAAACCGGGACTTCCCTGGCGCCTGGCAGCGACCTGTCCAGTTTGCCGTCGTCTTCGATCGTCGCATCGCCCCATATGGTCAGGTCGCCCGCTGGCGCAACCAGCCGAAGACAGCGGTTGCCGAAGAGATCGCGATAGGAAGAAGTGGGGACATCGGGCGTGGTGAAGACCGTTTCCGGAATTCTGATGTCGGCCGCGCGATCGTCATGAACCGACAGCAGACAGACCAATGCGGTCGGCTGCGGGCAGGTCAGCGTCATTTCATAGCCGTAACGGATCAACATGGAGCGTTCTCGCGCGTCCGGATCCGTCTAGCGGAAATCCGCCGCAGTTAGAGTATAGAAGGCGCGGCGGCGGTACGAATAGGCTTTGTGCGCCACGTCCTGAATGGAGTTGCGCAGGGCGTCGAACGACGAAAGCCACCCCGTTTCCGAAGGCTCGGTTCTTTGCAATGCGGCGTCGGATTTCGCCAGCGCGCCAACCTCGACGAAAAACAACACCTGGAACATGCCGTCATGGCCGATGAAGCGCACTGCATTTCTCGCCGCATCGAAGCTGCGGCTTTGGTTCAAAAAGGCTAGCGCCATGGTTGAACCGGCGGGGTCTGGCGACCGCTCCGGGCGGCGTCCGACAGCCTCAGCCACTCCTTCCGGTATCCTATGTTGAGAAGATTGAAGGACATCATGTCTTCACCGGCCTCCGAACGGCTCTTGCCGATCATGCCATGGTCGGCGTGCACTGGAACGCTTGCAGAGACACGATAGACGGTCCACGAACGGGCAGATTCGATCCGGCGGTCATGTTCGACCTCCATCAAGTAGCGGCCCGACGCACCACATTTATTTTCCCATGTGCCGACGGCAACGGCATTCCGTCTGCGTTCGGCTTCGTCTTCATGACTGTTCACGATGTCAACCTTTCGTCATTCGGGCCGTGGCCATGGCCAAACGTCCTCTCGATCAGTGTTGCGCCGCTACCGGCGGGCGATAGGTTTACCAGTTCCAGGCTATCTTCCGTCGCGACCCGCTCATGACGTTCATCGTCACTGTGGATACGGTATTGCAGCACATTTCCTCTCAGAGGCAGTGTGGCGGTAATGCGGTATGTGTCGGGAAGCTTGGAGGGAACGACCAAGAACCCGTCCTTCACTCGGACAGTCTGCCCCACCTTGAAGATATGCGTTGCTGCCTCGCGCCGGATTGAGCGTCCATTGCGTTGCGGGATGCGCGTAGCGGTCATGACGGTTTGTGGTCCTTTTCGATCGCGGTTTCGAGATCTGACAGGTGGATAGGCATCATCTGCTGCGTCGAACTCTGCGCAGCGATCGCCGGCAGGTGGATGAAGGCGCCGACCCGTCGCCAGGCAAGCCTGGAAACGCTGTCGATCAATTCCTCGTCATAGTCGACGCGGTATTCTCCGGCTGGCTGCGCCCCGTCGAAACCGGGCAGACGGAATGGGGATGAAAAGCGGACGACGGTTTGTGTGGTACGACTGGTCACGGCTGAGGCCTCCGCAGGAATACACCGATGCGTTTCCTGTATCGTTGAGATCCGAACCGGACGAACTCGAGGCTGCCGGTACATCCGCGGTCAGCGCCAAGCTCATTCCGGATCGGAACAGGCGAACTCAACGCCGGAACGACGTCATGGATCGCTATCGAGAATTCAGTGGTGATGGCGGGTCGTAGGTCTCTGACACCGCGAAGCCAAGTCGGCCAAATCGACGAAGCCTATCATTGCGCCTCGATTGAGTTTAAATCAAGATAAATTCTGATTTATCTATGAAAAACGCCAAATTAACTCTTCGCTCACGAAAATAAAATGGAGCGCGATGGCGTAAAAAATTCTATTTATTTGCTGATCAATACAAAATATCCGGTCGGATTGATTTCCTGAATATCTCAAAAAAGTTCATGGGCGAATAATATTTCTTAGCACTCCTATCAATCGAGTGCCACGAATGCTATTTATGAGTTGCAGCCGCCCTACGCGCCGGCAGCAGAAAGACCTCTATGAAATTCCGTTCACTTCACGACCGCGTCGTCATTCGACGTGCGGAAGGCGATGTCAAATCCAAGGGCGGGATCATCATTCCAGACACCGCCAAGGAGAAGCCGCAGCACGGCGAAGTGGTCGCAGTCGGCCCGGGCCTTCGCGACAAAAGCGGCAATCTGGTCCCGCTCGATGTCGAGGTCGGTGATCTCATTCTGTTTGGAAAATGGTCGGGGACAGAGGTCACGATCGATGGCGAAACCCTTCTGATCATGAAGGAGACCGACATCATGGGCATCGTCGAAAAGACTGAAGCGGCTGCCGACAAAGCTGCCTGACCGTCGAATTTGTGACCAGCATCTCAAGACCGAACTGGGAAGAAATATCATGTCTGCCAAGGAAATCAGGTTCTCCACCGACGCGCGCGACCGCCTGCTGCGCGGCGTCGAATTGCTCAACAACGCCGTCAAGGTGACGCTTGGCCCGAAGGGTCGCAACGTTGTCATCGACAAGGCCTATGGCGCGCCGCGCATTACCAAGGACGGCGTTAGCGTCGCCAAGGAGATCGAGCTCGCGGACAAGTTCGAGAACATGGGCGCGCAAATGGTGCGTGAAGTGGCTTCGAAGACCAATGATCTTGCCGGCGACGGCACGACGACGGCAACCGTTCTCGCCGCCTCCATCTTCCGCGAAGGCGCCAAGCTCGTCGCTGCCGGCATGAACCCTATGGATCTCAGGCGCGGCATCGATCTCGGCGTTACCGCCGTCGTCAAGGAAATCAAGGCGCGGGCGATGAAGGTCAAATCGTCAGGTGAGATCGCCCAAGTCGGCACCATTGCCGCCAATGGCGACGCCGCCATCGGTGAGATGATCGCCAAGGCGATGGACAAGGTCGGCAATGAGGGCGTCATAACGGTCGAAGAGGCGCGAACCGCCGAGACCGAACTCGACGTCGTCGAGGGTATGCAGTTCGACCGCGGCTATCTCTCACCCTATTTCGTCACCAATGCCGAGAAGATGCGCGTGGAACTGGAGGATCCCTATATCCTCGTTCACGAGAAGAAACTCGGCAGCCTGCAGGCGATGCTGCCGATCCTGGAAGCCGTCGTACAGACCGGCAAACCGCTTCTGCTCATCTCGGAGGACGTCGAAGGCGAGGCCTTGGCGACGCTTGTTGTCAACAAGCTGCGCGGCGGCCTGAAGGTCGCAGCCGTCAAGGCGCCGGGTTTCGGCGATCGCCGTAAGGCGATGCTCGAAGACATTGCCGTGCTTACATCAGGCCAGATGATTTCCGAGGATCTCGGTATCAAGCTCGACAACGTCACGCTCGATATGCTCGGCCGCGCCAAGCGCGTGCTGATCGACAAGGAGAGCACCACGATCATCGACGGCTCCGGCGAGAAAGCGGCCATCCAGGCGCGCATCCAGCAGATCAAGGCGCAGATCGAGGAGACCACCTCCGATTACGATAAGGAAAAGCTGCAGGAGCGCCTGGCGAAACTCGCCGGCGGCGTCGCGGTCATCCGTGTCGGCGGCGCCACCGAGACGGAAGTCAAGGAAAAGAAGGACCGCATCGACGATGCACTGAACGCCACCCGTGCGGCGGTCGAAGAGGGCATCGTGCCCGGCGGCGGCGTGGCACTGTTGCGCGCCAAGTCGGCGCTGACGGGGCTGACCGGGGAGAACGCCGACGTGACGGCGGGCATCTCGATCGTGCTCAGGGCGCTCGAAGCCCCGATCCGGCAGATCGCCGACAATGCCGGGTTCGAGGGCTCCATCGTCGTTGGAAAACTCGCCGGCAGCAATAATCACAATCAGGGCTTCGACGCACAGACGGAGACCTATGTCGATATGATCGAGGCCGGCATCGTCGATCCCGCCAAGGTCGTGCGCACCGCTCTGCAGGACGCCGGCTCGATTGCGGCGCTGCTGATCACCGCCGAGGTGATGATCGCCGACATTCCCGCAAGAGACTCCGCCCCTGCAGCCGGAAATGGCGGCATGGGAGATATGGGATACTGAGAACAGCCTGAACTGTTCCGGCGTGGCCGGACGGCGCAACCCGAACAATAGACAGGGAGAATTCCAATGTCCGTGCAGAGCAGCAGCAAGACATCGATCACCCAGCGTTTCGAGAGTTACCAGCCATCCAAGACGCTTCTCGTCTGGGCCTGCGTCGTCACGGCGATCGCCACGATGATTATCGGCTTCAGCTGGGGAGGTTGGGTAACAGGCGGCACGTCAAGCAAAGCGGCAGTCGCCGCCGGCGACACCGCACGCGGAGAGCTGGCGTCGGCCATTTGTGTCGAGCGGTTCAATGCGGCGCCGGACGCGAGCGCTAAACTGATCGAGTTCAAGGCGATTACCGAAGGCTACAAGCAGCGGCAGTTCGTCGAGGCCGGCGGTTGGGCGACCATGCCTGGGCAGACTTCACCCGACAGCCGAAGTGTTCAAGCCTGCGCCACCGCGCTTGCCGTCTGACACCATTTTCAGAGCGCTCCGATATGTGTGCGGAGCGCTTCCACTCTCAAAGCAGGAAATGACCAATGATCCGTTTCGTGAAAAAGAGCGACCCGCAGCCACCCGCAGACGACAACCGCTTCCAGAAAATCCGCGAGGCAGCTGCCGACGAGCATAAGAAAGCCGCCAATGACAGCACGCCCCGCCGCGCCCCGCGGGCGCCGGAAGATGAAGACCCGCTTATCTGAGAGGGTATGGAAAGGCGTCCTTGAACAGGTCTCCAGCGCAGCTGTGTAAAGCCGGCATACGGCGCGATCTGAGAACAGGGACGCACCAGGGCCCCTTGAACACCTAGCGATAATCCAGCCAGATCCCGCCGGCATCGGCGGAACGCACGCAGTTTTCCACCCAGCGCACCCCTTCCAGTCCGGCATCGACATCGGGAAAGACCAGCTCTTCGATCCCCGCAGGGGCGAGGCCGCGCTCTCTGTTGATGGCGAAGCCGAAGCGGCGATAGAGGTTCGCCCAGGCTTCGAAGAGACCTTCCGGGTGGCCGCCGCCGATCCGGTCGTCGATCCTGGCCTCGGGATAGAGATAGTCCATGCCACGCTCGAGAATACGGGCCGGTTCGCCCTGGATCTCGTAGGAGAGCTGGTTCGGCCGCTCGTCCCACCATTCGATACTGGCCTTCGAGCCGACGATGCGGATCTTCTGGCCGTGCATGGAGCCGGCATTGACGGCGCTCGACCAGATGGTGGCGATCGCGCCATTATCATATTCCATCAGGGTCACCGCATTGTCTTCGAGCGGCGCTCGGCTTTTGACGAAGCTCTGGCGGGTGCAGAGGAGACGTCTGATCTTGAGGTGCGGCAGGATGACCTTGGCGATATAAAGCGGGTGGGTCCCGACATCGCCGAGGACATAGCTGGGCCCCGCGAATTTCGGATCGACGCGCCACCGCGTCGAGGGGTTTTGCTCCTCCACCGCAGCACTATGGAAACCATGGGCGAATTGCAGGTTGACGATGCGGATTTCGCCGAGATCGCCATTCCTGACCATGGCGCGCGCCTGCTCGATTATCTGATGGCCGGCATAACCATAGGTCACGCCGACGATCCGGCCGCGCGCCTGGGAAAGCGTCTTCAGCTCTTCGGCTTCGGCGGTCGTGAAGCAGAGTGGCTTTTCGCAGATCACATGCAGATCATGTTCGAGTGCTGCCTTGCAGATCGCGAAATGGGTGTTGTTGGGTGTCGCGATCGACACGGCCTCGATGCCGTCGGCCCGCCGGGCCTCAGTCGCAAACATCGCCGCATAGTCCCGGTAGCTCCTGGCTTCGTCGAGCCCGAGATCGACGCCGAACGCGCGGCCGCGTTCCGGATCGATATCGAAGGCACCCGCCGCAAGGGCAAAGACGTCGTCGCGATGCGCTGCCGAGCGATGAATATAGCCGATCTGGCTGCCTCTGCCGCCGCCGACCATGCCCCAACGGATCGGCTTTTGCCTGTTATTCGTCATCATCTTTTCCCTAAAAACCAACCGACCGGAGGTAATCGCGGCTTTGCTTCACATCTTCGAGGCTGCCGGCGACATTCCTCGGATCACGCTCCTGTTCGACGGTGATGAAGCCGTGATAGCCGATCTCCTCGAGAGCTCGTTTGACGGCGGGATAATCGATGACGCCGCGGCCGATCGGACACATCACGCCCTGTCCGCAGGCATCGAAGAAGCGGATCTTTTCCCCAAGCACGCGGTCGAAGACGGTCTGGTCGATGTCCTTGAAGTGGACATAGTCGAGCCGGTCGGCATAGCGGCGAAGCATCTCCACGGGTTCCATGCCGGCATAATAGCTATGGCCGGTGTCGAGGCAGAAGCCGGCGATCTCCTGCGGAATGTCTCTTGCCACCCGCTCGATCTCATCGGCGAATTCGATATAGCCGCCCGCATGCGGGTGGATGACGGCGCGCACGCCGTATTTGCGCTGAGCGAGTTCGGCGATCGCCGTGATATTGGCGACCATCCCGGCCCAGGCCTTGTCATCGAGACGCGGTGCACGATCGGAATGGCCGGCGGCATAGTCGCGCTCGTCGTGGCCCCAGTCCATCACTGTGAGATAGGGTGTCCTGAACCGCTGGCCTGCCACCTGATCCGGCTGCGGCAACTTGGTGATGACGGCGCAGATCTCATCCGTCTGCCGCAGCAATGTCTCCCGGTTTTCAGGAGAGACCAGATCGTCGAAGATCGTGCCGGCGACGATGAAGAGATTGCGCTCGGTGAGCGCCTTGGCAACGAGCGCATCATCGAGCGGCACGTAACCATAGGGGCCGAGTTCGAGGCCGCCATAGCCGGCCGCCGCCGCCTCGTCGAAGACGCGTTCCCAGGCGGGAAGGTTTGGATTGTTAACGTCGTCCACGCCCCAGCAGCAGGGGGCTGTCGTAATGGTGATGGTCACGGTTTTATTCCTGATAGTGGTGCCGGGGCGGATGTTGACGATCAGCCAAGTTTCCCGGGCCAGTATTTGTCGACATATTTCTGGATTTCGGAGCGCATGAAGCGCCCGGAATCGTCGGCGCGCTCCTCCCAGCCGAAGACGCAGGCGGTGATGATGCCGTCGAATCCGACCGCGGCGAGCGAGGAGAAGAAGACATCCCAATTGATCTCGCCTTGGTACATATCCATGTGCTGATGGATGGTGACCTTCGCGCCCGGCGGATTGATGATGTAGCGCAGCCCGGATGAGGCCTTGTGATTATAGGTATCGGCCACGTGCACATGGGCAATCAGCGGGCCGGCATCGCGGATCATCTGCGCCATGTCGTCACCGAAATAGAAGGTATGCGGCGCGCAGTAGAGGAACTTGACGTTCTTCGAGCCGATGGTCTTCAGCATGTCGATCGCCGGATGCAGCGTTTCGCACCAGTCTTCCGGATGCGGTTCCATGTTGAGCGTGACGCCTTCGCGCTCGAACACCGGAACGAGTTCTTCTATCGAGCGCCACCAGGCGGCCTCGCTGTGCTCGTGGGTATGCATGCCGCCGCAGCAGCTGGCGCGGTGGCTGCGATCCGGCGATGGCCCGCGGCCGAATTCCGAGTTCATCGTATCGCAGCCCATTTCGGCCGAAATCGCGATCGCTTCCTTCCAGTAACGCACTGCTGCCTGCCGCTCGTCCTCATGCGGGCTCGCCCAGCGGTACATCGGCAGGATCGAGGCGAGCTGGACGCCGTGATCCTTGAGGGCCGCCTTGAATTCCGCGATGCGTTCCTTGTGCGCCCGCGGGCGCACCCACCAGGGCAGAAAATCGTCGCGCGGTGAAAGCTCGATATGCTCATAACCGAGTTCCGCTGCCTTGCGGCAGAGGTCGCGCAGGTTGAGGTGACGGTGCATATGCGGGTCGAGTGCGATCTTCATCTGGCTCCTCCGTCATCCCCGGCCGCTTCGGGCCGGCGGATGATCCTTGATCTCGGTTGTTTTGGACCGTCCGGTGCTCCTCCCGGATTGCTGGTACGATACGGCTGCGGCGCCCCCATGCTCCAATGCTTCCTTGATCAAATTTGATCATTGACCTCACAGCAGGCCGATGCTTTGCTGTGTCAAGCTTTGGGAGTGGGTGAGCCTGATGAAGGTGACTTTGAAGGATGTCGCAAGCCAAGCCGGCGTTGGCACAGCGACCGTCGAGCGCGTCCTCAACGGCCGCGGCGGCGTGCGGCCGGGAACGGTGGAGAAAGTCTTCCTGGCGGCAAGGCGGCTTGAATACCGGCAAAGCCTGCCGGTCGCCCATCGCGGTCTGATCCGGATAGAGGTGATCCTCGTTCGCCCGGAGACCAGCTTCTATTCGCGTCTGAACCGGGCGTTCGAGCGCATCGCCGCCTCGCTCGACGACAGCATCACCGTTCACCGCACCTTCGTCCGCGAGAACGAGCCGGCGCAATTCGCCCGCTACATCGCCAACCCGACGGCACGCCGGTCGGCGCTGATCGTGGTCGCGCCCGACCATGCCGATGTGGTCACAAGCGTGCGCAAGGCGGCCGGTCTCGGCATTCCCGTTGTACAGATCATGACCCGTCCGGCCCCCGAACTGCCCTATGTCGGCATCGACAACTATGCTGCAGGACGCACCGCAGCTCACTACATGTCGGGCATGCTGGCGCAGCGCACCGGTTCGTTCGTCGCTCTCTGCCACAGCGGCGCCTATGAGAACCATAAGGAGCGGATCCGCGGCTTCTCCAGCTATCTCTCGGAGAAGGGTTCAAACGACCATCGTTTCATCGAGGTCATGTTCGACCTCGATGACGAGCACAATGCCATGGAGCTGCTGCAAGCGGCACTCCGGCGCGAGCCCGGCATCATCGGGGTCTATAGTGCAGGCGGCGACAACAAGGGTGTTGCCAGGGTGCTCGCGGCCAACAAGGCTGGGCGGCCCTTCTGGGTCGGCCACGAATTGACGCGAGAGACGCAGGACTATCTCAGCCGTGGCATCATGTCGATCGTGCTCGACCAGGCGCCGGAGGTCCAGGCGAGGCGATCGATAGACCTTGCCCTGAACAGGCTCGGTCTCATCGAGATGGAGGTCAGCGCCGAGCCGGTGCGCTTTCTGACGATCACACCGGAAAATCTTTGAGGGGATAAGGATGCCCGGACAATCCGCTCGAATGAGCGCCAGCGGCTTTCACGGCGCCGGCGCGGACTTACTGCAGCTGCGGCTTCTTAAGAAAGCTGTTGCGGTCGGCGGACTTGATGCGCAGCCAGGCTTCCCGGCCGTTCCTGAGGATGCGCATGGGGATCTCGGCGCCGGCCGGGCCGCTGCTCCAGACCTTGCGGTAGAAATCGGCCAGGCCGTCGACCTCTTCGTCGCGGATTTCCGATATGATATCGCCCTGACGCAGGCCCGCCTGAGCGGCCGGCCCGCCTTCGGCCACGCTCATGACCACCACGCCGCCATTGCTCTCGGCGGAGAAGGCGCCGAGCCAGGGCCGCGGCGGTCTGTTGACCTGTCCCCGGTTCAAGAGATCGTCGAGGATCGGCGGCAAAAGGTCGATCGGCACGACCATGTTGATATCGGCGACCTCGTCGCCATCGCTCATCTGCAGGCGAAGCGAACCGATGCCGAGAAGCTTGCCGTCCGAACCGATCAGCGCCGCACCGCCCCATGAGGGATGGGCTGGTGACGTGAAAATCGCCTCGTCCAGCAGATATTCCCAATAGCCGGCGAATTCCTGCCGGGCGACGATATTAGCCTCGACGAATTCTCCGATGCCATCGGCCAGCACGACGGGATCGCCGGCCTTGGCCGTGGCCGCGTCGCCGAGATCCACCGCCGGCGCATTCAGAGGGCCAAGCGCCTGCACCAGACCGAAGCCGCTTTCCTGATCATAGGCAAGCGCATGCGCGGGAACCACACGCCCGTCATGGGTCGTCAGCCAGACCTCTTCGGCCTCGGTGATCAGATAACCGATGGTCAGCACCAGCCCGTTGTCGCGAATGACCACGCCGCTGCCCTCCCGGACAGTGCCCAGCGTCTCCGCTGTGAAGGCATCTTCCGGAATGGAGGAACGGACGGCCACGACTGACCGCAAAATCGGATCGATATTCATGCTTTCATCCCGATGGGCGCCGACGCGAAAGGCCGAAAGCCGGCGCATTCTTCCTTGAATAGGTAAGAGAATCGACGGCAGGTGCAAGACCGTATCGGAGCGAATTTCGGCAGGCCAACGCGCGACCTCCCTCCGATGCCTGCACCAATCAAGGTTTCACTGAGCGCCGAGACTATCTCGCATGGCACCGGCGGGCGGATGAGCGCGACCATATTGCCGCGGCGAGCATCCCATCACTCTCTTGAAAGCGGTGCTGAATGCGCTTTCGGATTCATAGCCGAGCGACAGGGCGACACCGGCAATTGCTTCGGCCGAGTTTGTCAATCGGTCACCGGCGAGAAGCATGCGCCAGCGCGTCAGATAATCCATCGGCGCAAGCCCGACCTTTTCCTTGAAGTGGAGAGCAAAACTGGACCGCGACATCGAGGCACGTTCAGCCAGTGACTGCAGCGTCCACTTGCGGGCTGGATCGGCATGCAGGGCACCGATAGCCGCACCGATCCGCCGGTCGGTAAGCGCGAAAAGCCAGCCGACGCCGCGCGCATTCGGCGATGCGATATGGAGGCGCAACACCTGCATGAGCATAACATGAGCAAAATGCTCCGCCATCAGAAAGCCACCCGGCTGCTGGTCGCGCAATTCGCGCGTCATCCGATCGAGACACCAGCGCAGCACGGCGGCGTGATCGGAATCCCTCTTCACGTGGACGATCGGCGGCAGGATTCCGAGAAGGATGTCCGAATTTCCTCCCGAAAAGGAAAAACGGCTGCCGATCAGGAAGAAATCGCCGCCGCCATTGCAAGTCGCAATGCCGTCGCGGGCGATCGAATAGATCGCATCGGACGGGATCGCTTCGAGAGCCGGATCGCTGGCGAGACGAAAGGCTCGGCGGCTCGTCAGCAGAAAGCAGTCGCTTTCCTCCAGGCGGACAGCTTCGGGGACGCCATCGACGCTCAGCCAGCACGCGCCTGAAATCACTGCGTTGAACTTGATGCCGTCAGGGGGAGGAAAATCGATCGCCCAAGCACCGCCAGCGTCAAGCCCCGCGGAAACATAGCTGCGCGGTTTGAGCAATGCGAGAACATCGGATAACGGGTCCATGTAGAAATCCGGACGATGGCGAAGAGATGCCGGACTTTAGCGCATGGATCGTCTGGAAGCCACGCCTTATTCTCGCGACCGTCATCCCGAGCGACGGCAACGCGCCGCAGAACAAAGGTAATTATCATGAGTGACAAACAAGTCCCCATCCGCTCCGGATTTGGAGCCCACACGACGGCCGGCGAGGTTTTGGCCGGTCTCGATCTTTCCGGCAAGCGCGCCATCGTCACCGGCGGCCATTCCGGCCTCGGGCTCGAGACCACGCGCGCTCTGGCGGGCGCCGGCGCGAAGGTGACCATCGGCGCAAGGAGCATCGAGGCGGCGCGTAGCGCGGTCGCCGGTATCGATGGCGTAGAGATTGATCGGCTCGACCTTTCCGACCTCGAAAGCGTTCGCGCCTTTGCCGAGCGGTTCGTCGCATCTGGCCGCAGCATCGACATTTTGATCAACAGCGCCGGCATCATGGCCTGCCCGGAAACGCGTGTCGGCGACGGATGGGAGGCACAGTTCGCGACCAATCATCTCGGCCATTTCGCCTTGGTCAACCGCCTCTGGCCGGCGATCTCGCGCGGCACTCGCATCGTTTCGGTTTCCTCCGGTGGCCATGGCAACTCGGCCATACGATGGGAGGATGTGCATTTCGAGACCGGTTACGACAAATGGCAGGCCTACGGCCAGTCGAAGACCGCCAACGCACTTTTCGCCGTGCATCTGGACAGGCTCGGGCGCGACACCGGCATCCGCGCCTTCTCGCTGCACCCGGGCAAGATTTTTACCCCCTTGCAGCGCCATCTCGCAAAGGAGGAAATGGTCAGTGCCGGCTGGATCGATGCAGACGGCAATCCGATTGATCCGACGTTCAAGACACCAGCCCAGGGGGCAGCGACGCAGGTTTGGGCGGCGACCTCGCCACAACTCGAAGGTATGGGAGGCCTCTATTGCGAGGACTGCGATATCGCCATCCGCGCAACGGTTGGAGAACCCGGCGGCGTCAGCGACCATGCAGCCGATCCCGAGGAGGCGGCACGCCTGTGGATCTTGTCGGCAAGGCTGACCGGCATTGACGCTTTCGCGGCGTACGCCTGAAGCCATGGCTCGCGGCAAACCGTCGTCAATGCGCGCTGAAGACGCTGCCGATTGTCTTGCCGTCCTCGCGCCTCACCCGGGACTTCTCGGGTGAAGCCCGATCGGCAAGCCGAGCGGATCGTCAGCACGTCATTGGCGCACACGCTGCCGAAATCGGCCTGCGACAGCGCGGTCGTCGTGCCAGATCGAATTTGCGCAAACAACAGTCAAATCCGGCGACAATCCGTCATTAAATTGTATCAAGGCGTGCGCAAAAGCTGCGGCATTTCGACGTGCATCATTCTCGGGACTTGGCGCGCGACATTTTTCGTGACAGCGGCATTATGCAACAATATACGGTCAATCTCATCAGGAATCAGACCGACACGGATCACGACATGAAAGACTGGCATCCCGATCTCAGCCGCAGCAGCAGTCCGCGTTATATGGCGATCGCCGATGTGATCGAAATGGATCTGCGCAGCGGGCATCTGGTGGTTGGGGACCGGCTGCCGCCGCAACGCGAACTCGCCAAGCGGCTGAATGTCGATTTCACGACGGTGGCGAGAGGTTATGTCGAGGCGCAGAAGCGTGGGCTTGTGGATTCGCATGTCGGCCGAGGCACCTTCGTTACCGGTGGCGCGGACAAGGAGCGCCAGGGATTCGCGCCCGACGCCGCGCCCGATCCCCGCCGCGCCTCCATCGTCGATTTCTCGATGAACATGCCGCCGGAAACGCACGACCCCGAGCTGATCGCCCGCATGCGCGAGGGCATGTCGGCGGTGACGGCGAACCTCATTCCGCTTCTGCGCTACCAGGGCTTCGGCGGCTCCAGCATGGACAAGGAGGCTGCGGCCTCCTGGCTCAGCCGTCGCGGGCTGGTGCCCTCGCAGGAGCGCATCTTCGTCACACCCGGTGCCCATCCGGCCCTGCTGGCGATCTTCGGCCTGCTGGCAAAACCGGGCGAAACCGTGCTTTCGGAAATCATCACCTATCCCGGCATGCGCTCGATCGCCGCCCAGCTGCGGCTCAATCTGGCCGGTCTGCCGATGGACGAGGACGGTATCCTGCCGGACGCCTTTGCCGAGGCCTGCGAGAGATTGAAGCCGAAGGCGCTCTATCTCAATCCGACGCTGCAGAATCCGACGACGCTGACCATTCCGGCCAGGCGCCGTGAGGAGATCTGCGCCGTTGCCCGCAAATATCATGTGCCGATCGTCGAGGACGATGCCTATGGCTTCATTCCGCAGCACGGCCCGGCGCCGCTCGCGGCAACAGCGCCCGATCTGACCTGGCATATCGGCGGGCTGGCGAAATGCATCGGCGCGGGTCTGCGACTTGCTTATGTCGTAGCGCCGGACAGCAAGGCCGTGTGGCCCTTCGTCAGCGCCATGCGCGCCAACAATGTTATGGCCTCGCCGCTGACCGTGGCGCTCGCCACCCGCTGGA from Rhizobium leguminosarum bv. trifolii WSM1325 encodes:
- a CDS encoding transcriptional regulator, GntR family with aminotransferase domain (PFAM: regulatory protein GntR HTH; aminotransferase class I and II~SMART: regulatory protein GntR HTH~KEGG: rec:RHECIAT_CH0001368 probable transcriptional regulator protein, GntR family), whose product is MKDWHPDLSRSSSPRYMAIADVIEMDLRSGHLVVGDRLPPQRELAKRLNVDFTTVARGYVEAQKRGLVDSHVGRGTFVTGGADKERQGFAPDAAPDPRRASIVDFSMNMPPETHDPELIARMREGMSAVTANLIPLLRYQGFGGSSMDKEAAASWLSRRGLVPSQERIFVTPGAHPALLAIFGLLAKPGETVLSEIITYPGMRSIAAQLRLNLAGLPMDEDGILPDAFAEACERLKPKALYLNPTLQNPTTLTIPARRREEICAVARKYHVPIVEDDAYGFIPQHGPAPLAATAPDLTWHIGGLAKCIGAGLRLAYVVAPDSKAVWPFVSAMRANNVMASPLTVALATRWIEDGTADTILRFIRAEAAARQQMVAAILPAGSYRADPISFNIWLPLSNGWTRSTFGSHTRSSGIGVVASDAFTVEGAAPEAVRVCLGGPITREKLQGALEFMAHALEGPPEMAASFF